A genomic segment from Amphiura filiformis chromosome 10, Afil_fr2py, whole genome shotgun sequence encodes:
- the LOC140161797 gene encoding uncharacterized protein, which yields MSGYIKAICSRRTKARAFTTFVRPHLEYSAAVWDAYTQDQITQLEAIQRRGARFVFNDYQYTSSPTSMITALKWDPLSLRRKERRLNVLYDAVHGHLSIPARTILRPTTRSSRFVNINNTYHRISTKKDCYKFSFFPRTIVDWNQLPFHITSATDQEVFKQQLHEHLRN from the coding sequence atgtcgggttatataaaggcaatCTGTTCAAGAAGAACCAAGGCCAGGGCTTTCACCACATTCGTAAGACCTCATCTGGAATATAGTGCCGCTGTTTGGGATGCATATACACAAGATCAGATTACTCAGTTAGAAGCCATCCAACGCAGGGGAGCCAGATTTGTCTTCAATGACTACCAGTATACAAGCAGTCCTACATCTATGATCACCGCCTTAAAGTGGGATCCTCTCTCTTTGAGGAGGAAGGAGCGTCGCCTGAATGTGCTGTATGACGCAGTACACGGTCACCTATCCATCCCGGCAAGAACCATCTTACGCCCGACCACACGCTCATCTAGATTTGTCAACATAAACAACACCTACCACCGTATATCTACGAAGAAAGACTGCTACAAGTTTTCTTTTTTCCCAAGGACCATAGTCGATTGGAACCAATTACCTTTCCACATCACATCAGCAACTGACCAAGAAGTATTCAAGCAACAACTCCATGAACACTTAAGAAACTAA